From Chloroflexota bacterium, one genomic window encodes:
- a CDS encoding PQQ-binding-like beta-propeller repeat protein encodes MPKYPSLIVTLLALLAIAALAWGCSPAPPSTPTPLPTLTLTPAPTIAPPDPNADAWPNSDGLGQTNHLNPGSLIRAPLRQVWAWPREEGKALVVALAGANGKLYLLTDQGKVYCADQNTGDILWEQSVFDLEVPNLGPVTGSLALSKDMLAINFTYAHGAPGTTTSQLRVYDAVNGAVLWLLPSLDDRSYFTSLAHGTMILLDRNLTASLEIRSGRSYWMWDTGKDEYPFYVLQDEMRIYLLNCQPSGGTQVKVVDPVMGMLQWERDLPPAGESTEWALTFAAQDAERLYLAMANGLMALDKVTGEVIWTQEAYKYPPLASPANSGMAVAYGMVFVRITDRLQAFDAADGTLRWEVQWPLPTSRPCLAVANGLVFTIAETDEGAMLVAVDARDGTKADEVPLDSNHGDQIAIVGPALYLWGPERDFAVYSTEDIAPILLP; translated from the coding sequence ATGCCCAAGTATCCATCACTCATCGTGACCTTGCTCGCGCTCCTGGCGATAGCCGCGCTGGCCTGGGGGTGCTCCCCGGCCCCGCCATCTACGCCCACCCCGCTTCCCACGCTCACTCTTACGCCGGCCCCAACCATAGCCCCACCGGATCCCAACGCCGATGCCTGGCCCAACAGCGACGGCCTGGGACAGACGAACCACTTGAATCCGGGGTCGCTTATCCGCGCCCCGCTGCGCCAGGTCTGGGCTTGGCCGCGTGAAGAGGGGAAAGCGCTGGTTGTAGCCCTCGCCGGCGCAAACGGGAAGTTATACCTCCTGACCGACCAGGGCAAAGTGTACTGTGCAGATCAGAACACAGGGGACATCCTCTGGGAACAAAGCGTGTTCGATCTGGAAGTACCGAATTTAGGGCCGGTAACCGGATCTTTAGCCCTCTCAAAGGATATGCTGGCCATCAATTTCACGTATGCTCACGGTGCACCTGGCACAACGACCTCGCAGTTGCGGGTGTACGATGCGGTGAATGGTGCAGTACTCTGGCTCCTGCCCAGCCTCGACGACCGCAGTTACTTCACCTCATTGGCCCACGGGACCATGATATTGTTGGACCGCAACCTGACCGCCAGCCTGGAGATACGCTCCGGCAGATCCTATTGGATGTGGGACACCGGCAAGGACGAGTATCCCTTCTACGTCCTACAAGACGAGATGCGCATCTACCTGCTTAACTGCCAGCCTTCTGGTGGCACGCAGGTCAAGGTGGTAGACCCGGTGATGGGCATGCTGCAATGGGAGCGCGACCTCCCGCCCGCCGGTGAGTCTACCGAGTGGGCGCTCACCTTCGCCGCGCAGGATGCAGAGCGGCTTTACTTGGCGATGGCGAATGGTCTGATGGCATTGGACAAGGTGACAGGCGAGGTCATCTGGACACAGGAGGCGTACAAATATCCGCCGCTGGCATCCCCTGCCAATTCAGGTATGGCTGTTGCCTATGGGATGGTCTTCGTGCGCATCACCGATCGCCTCCAGGCGTTTGATGCAGCCGATGGGACGCTGCGTTGGGAGGTGCAATGGCCGCTGCCCACTTCCCGTCCGTGTCTGGCCGTGGCCAATGGCCTTGTCTTCACGATTGCCGAGACAGACGAGGGGGCAATGCTGGTGGCAGTGGATGCGCGTGATGGCACAAAAGCAGATGAAGTGCCCCTCGACTCTAACCACGGAGACCAGATAGCCATCGTCGGCCCGGCTCTCTACCTGTGGGGCCCGGAACGGGATTTCGCCGTCTACAGCACAGAGGACATCGCACCCATCCTGCTCCCTTGA
- a CDS encoding DEAD/DEAH box helicase translates to MSDPLSAFMPAVRAWFAETFRQPTPPQALGWPPIQRGEHTLILSPTGSGKTLAAFLWGINALYEKMAAGEEPEGVELLYVSPLKALNNDIERNLRAPLAGIRRVAKEMGTPLHPLRVAVRTGDTPASARMRMVRQPPHILITTPESLYLILTSPQARGMLRQVRTLIVDEIHTLCGNKRGVHLSLSVELLAHLASHPIQRIGLSATQRPLEEVARFLGGQEWVTSADGERRLEPRPVTIVDAGLIKPLDLQVITVARDFRDLPGGSLWAAAIPRVLDLIRRHRTTLIFANSRRQAERTADRLNEQYAVEEREELPPGTTEALAPGGVPKGAGFFGTGAVGGPFRAHHGSISKTARLEMEHALKEGRLPALVGTSSLELGIDIGSVDLVVQLQSPKGVARGLQRIGRSGHLVGQTSVGRIFATHREDLVEAAAVTRAILDGDVEPTYTPQNCLDVLAQQIVAAVSVQDWEANELYEVVRQSYAYQKLTPDLYHSVLDMLSGKYPSTVARELRPRIAWDRVYNRLAALPGSRLLAIRNGGTIPDRGAFGAYLPDGKTKIGELDEEFVYETRPGDVFTLGANTWRVIEITQDRVIVADATGAMPRMPFWRGDLPRRDYHLGMLVGRFRRELAERVRDLPPLPDDPEAPWPEEAQAILDFLQQQYKLDENSGYTLLRYVKHQLDVLGAISSDQTIIVETFTDALGDLRMVIHSCFGARVNSPWALSLAHALRERTGRDVEVQVNDDGILFRFLDADGEPPVNLVREMGPKEVRERLLAELPNSALFGAQFRMNAARALLLPTAGGRRKRTPFWLQRLRAKDLLAVTKGFPDFPIIAETYRDVLRDVLDLAHLEEVLGKIQSGDIRVVTAETIVPSPVAQGLLFDFTAVYMYEWDMPKAERQMATLSLSREMLAQLLDEAALPDLLKPEAVQIVDRQLQRIEEGYRARTPDELAILLYEAGDLTTEEIAARCSEDARTWLEGLADSHRALQVEIATPDGPCRRWIASERYALYRDAFGLPPIPPVPLPADLLRPQHPLEEACWTILRRYLQNHGPLTRAEIQGRYGFPGEWLDEALKAMVEAGDVVSGRLTPGATEVQWCDRRNLERIHRQTLTLLRKEIQPVSLFAYADFLTRWQKCHPAERLSGMGGLTSILQQLRGAPAPGLVWERDLLRYRLWDFNPADLEELCQRGEVVWVGSGGKDPRRSRIRFLFRGEGAYFLQPEPDPEAIAELSDHARAVWDFLKAEGACFTTDLQAGLGLKAETLSKALVELVMAGIVTNDTLTAMREVLAHGSAGEAGERRPLSSLEEELAEWRARREPRPLTRERYYAAKRAAARRTQVVPRWSGRWSLVHRLGVWGKDASPEERVWRQARQLLARYGIVTRESLANEEGSWDWTALYPQFLLMEMRGEVRRGYFVRGLPGVQFALPEAVERLRQWNAPEAGGSEELVLLNATDPANPFGPALAETGAALPPERNPMRFARLPSTYLVLRRGQPILLLENAERVTTMPGIEEAVIGRAMRLCIEHLTAPGGLASRPRRITLTMWDGQPVLDSSAATLLESLGFRREALAMVWEEI, encoded by the coding sequence ATGTCTGACCCACTAAGCGCTTTCATGCCCGCTGTCCGGGCATGGTTCGCGGAGACCTTCCGCCAGCCCACGCCACCCCAAGCGCTGGGCTGGCCGCCCATCCAGCGTGGTGAGCACACCTTGATCCTCTCGCCCACCGGCTCCGGCAAGACCCTGGCCGCTTTCCTGTGGGGTATCAATGCTCTCTACGAGAAGATGGCTGCCGGAGAGGAGCCAGAGGGGGTCGAACTGCTCTACGTCTCGCCACTCAAGGCGCTGAACAATGACATCGAGCGCAACCTGCGTGCACCATTGGCGGGCATCCGCCGAGTGGCGAAGGAGATGGGCACGCCCCTCCACCCGCTGCGGGTGGCAGTACGCACCGGCGACACGCCAGCCTCGGCGCGGATGCGTATGGTCCGGCAGCCACCCCATATCCTCATCACCACACCCGAGTCACTGTACCTCATCCTCACCAGCCCCCAAGCGCGGGGGATGCTGCGTCAGGTGCGCACCCTCATCGTGGACGAGATCCACACCCTTTGCGGCAACAAGCGCGGAGTGCACCTTTCTCTGAGCGTCGAGTTGTTGGCCCACCTGGCGAGCCATCCCATCCAACGCATCGGCCTCTCGGCCACGCAACGACCGCTGGAAGAGGTAGCGCGGTTCTTAGGCGGTCAGGAATGGGTTACATCCGCGGATGGTGAACGGCGGCTGGAGCCGCGCCCCGTCACGATCGTGGACGCCGGGCTGATTAAACCACTCGACTTGCAGGTGATCACCGTGGCCCGCGATTTCCGCGACCTGCCCGGTGGGTCGCTGTGGGCAGCCGCCATCCCCCGAGTGCTGGATCTAATACGTCGCCACCGCACCACACTGATCTTCGCCAATAGCCGTCGCCAAGCCGAACGCACCGCCGACCGACTGAATGAGCAGTATGCCGTCGAGGAACGAGAGGAACTGCCCCCAGGCACAACCGAGGCACTGGCTCCCGGCGGTGTGCCCAAAGGGGCAGGGTTCTTCGGCACGGGGGCAGTGGGCGGGCCATTCCGCGCACATCATGGCAGCATCTCCAAGACGGCGCGCCTGGAAATGGAACACGCGCTGAAGGAAGGCAGGCTGCCTGCACTGGTGGGCACAAGCAGCCTGGAACTGGGAATAGACATCGGCTCGGTGGATTTGGTGGTGCAACTGCAATCGCCCAAGGGAGTTGCCCGGGGCTTGCAGCGCATCGGGCGATCTGGGCACTTGGTAGGCCAGACCAGCGTGGGCCGCATTTTCGCCACGCACCGCGAGGATTTGGTGGAAGCGGCGGCAGTAACCCGCGCTATACTGGATGGCGACGTCGAACCGACGTACACTCCGCAAAACTGCCTGGATGTGCTGGCCCAGCAGATCGTGGCTGCTGTCTCTGTGCAGGACTGGGAGGCGAACGAACTCTACGAAGTCGTGCGCCAGTCTTACGCCTACCAGAAACTCACCCCAGACCTCTATCACTCGGTGCTGGATATGCTCTCGGGCAAATACCCGAGCACCGTGGCCCGCGAACTGAGACCCCGCATCGCTTGGGATCGAGTGTATAACCGGCTGGCCGCCCTGCCTGGCAGCCGGCTATTGGCCATCCGCAACGGCGGCACCATCCCAGACCGAGGCGCGTTCGGCGCTTACCTGCCCGATGGCAAGACCAAGATCGGCGAACTGGACGAAGAATTCGTCTACGAAACTCGCCCGGGCGATGTATTCACCCTGGGAGCGAACACCTGGCGGGTGATCGAGATCACGCAGGATCGGGTGATTGTGGCCGACGCGACCGGCGCTATGCCCCGCATGCCCTTCTGGAGGGGCGATCTCCCCCGCCGCGACTATCATCTGGGGATGCTCGTGGGTCGTTTCCGGCGAGAACTGGCCGAGCGAGTGCGCGACCTGCCGCCTTTGCCCGATGACCCCGAAGCCCCCTGGCCAGAGGAAGCCCAAGCCATCCTGGACTTTCTCCAACAACAGTACAAACTCGACGAGAACTCGGGCTACACTCTCCTACGTTATGTAAAACACCAATTGGATGTGCTGGGCGCAATCTCATCGGATCAGACCATCATTGTGGAGACCTTCACCGATGCCCTGGGCGATTTGCGCATGGTCATCCACTCCTGCTTCGGGGCACGAGTGAACAGCCCTTGGGCGCTGTCCCTGGCCCACGCCCTGCGCGAGCGCACTGGTCGCGATGTGGAAGTACAAGTCAACGACGATGGTATCCTATTCCGTTTCCTGGACGCTGACGGCGAACCACCCGTCAATCTGGTGCGCGAGATGGGGCCCAAGGAGGTCCGCGAACGTTTGTTGGCCGAGTTGCCCAACTCAGCGTTGTTCGGGGCGCAATTTCGCATGAATGCCGCCCGGGCCTTGCTCCTCCCCACCGCTGGGGGCAGACGCAAACGCACACCTTTCTGGCTGCAACGGCTGCGGGCGAAGGACCTGCTCGCCGTGACCAAGGGCTTCCCGGACTTTCCCATCATCGCCGAAACCTATCGCGATGTCCTGCGCGATGTGCTTGATCTGGCACATCTGGAGGAGGTGCTGGGCAAAATCCAGTCGGGCGATATCCGGGTGGTAACCGCCGAGACCATAGTGCCATCGCCCGTGGCCCAAGGGCTGCTCTTCGACTTCACAGCTGTTTATATGTATGAGTGGGATATGCCCAAGGCGGAGCGGCAGATGGCAACCCTATCCCTCAGCCGCGAGATGTTGGCGCAACTGCTCGATGAGGCAGCCTTGCCCGATTTGCTCAAACCAGAGGCCGTCCAGATTGTGGACCGCCAACTCCAGCGCATCGAGGAAGGTTATCGCGCCCGCACACCCGATGAACTGGCGATCCTTCTCTACGAAGCAGGCGACCTGACGACGGAGGAAATCGCAGCCCGCTGCTCCGAGGATGCCCGAACCTGGCTCGAGGGGCTCGCCGACAGCCATCGCGCTCTCCAAGTGGAAATAGCCACCCCCGATGGCCCTTGTCGGCGATGGATTGCATCGGAGCGCTACGCCCTCTATCGCGACGCCTTCGGGCTACCGCCGATCCCACCCGTCCCCCTGCCCGCTGATTTGCTCCGGCCGCAGCACCCGCTCGAAGAGGCCTGTTGGACTATTCTGCGCCGTTATCTCCAGAACCACGGCCCACTGACCCGCGCTGAGATCCAGGGGCGCTACGGCTTCCCCGGCGAATGGCTGGATGAAGCCTTGAAAGCGATGGTGGAGGCGGGCGATGTGGTCTCCGGGCGATTGACGCCAGGAGCGACGGAGGTCCAATGGTGCGACCGGCGCAACCTGGAGCGCATTCATCGCCAGACGCTGACCTTACTGCGAAAAGAGATCCAGCCGGTTTCCCTCTTCGCCTACGCCGATTTCTTAACTCGCTGGCAGAAATGTCACCCCGCAGAACGCTTGTCTGGGATGGGGGGCCTCACCAGCATATTGCAACAACTCCGCGGCGCACCTGCTCCCGGCCTGGTGTGGGAACGGGACCTACTGCGCTACCGTTTATGGGACTTCAATCCCGCCGATTTAGAAGAACTCTGCCAACGCGGAGAGGTAGTGTGGGTGGGTTCGGGCGGCAAGGACCCCCGCCGGAGTCGCATTCGCTTCCTTTTCCGCGGCGAGGGGGCCTATTTCCTGCAGCCGGAACCAGACCCCGAGGCCATTGCCGAACTGAGTGATCACGCCCGCGCCGTCTGGGATTTCCTCAAGGCGGAGGGAGCGTGCTTCACCACCGATTTGCAGGCGGGCCTCGGGCTGAAAGCCGAGACCCTGAGCAAGGCGTTGGTGGAACTGGTGATGGCTGGCATCGTCACCAACGACACGCTGACGGCCATGCGCGAGGTTTTGGCTCACGGCTCCGCTGGGGAGGCGGGTGAGCGTCGCCCGCTGAGTTCGTTGGAAGAAGAACTGGCCGAGTGGCGCGCCCGTCGCGAGCCCCGCCCACTGACGCGAGAACGCTACTACGCTGCTAAGCGCGCCGCTGCCCGGCGCACCCAAGTGGTACCCCGCTGGAGCGGCCGTTGGTCGCTGGTGCATCGCCTCGGCGTGTGGGGGAAAGACGCGTCGCCCGAAGAGCGGGTGTGGCGCCAGGCCAGGCAATTATTGGCCCGCTATGGCATCGTTACCCGCGAGAGCCTGGCGAACGAAGAGGGCTCATGGGATTGGACAGCGCTGTACCCGCAATTCTTGCTCATGGAGATGCGCGGGGAGGTGCGACGAGGCTATTTCGTGCGCGGGTTGCCAGGGGTGCAATTCGCTTTGCCCGAGGCAGTAGAGCGACTACGGCAGTGGAACGCGCCGGAGGCTGGAGGGTCAGAAGAGTTAGTGTTACTGAACGCGACCGATCCAGCGAATCCGTTCGGCCCGGCGCTGGCAGAGACAGGTGCTGCCCTGCCACCGGAGCGCAACCCGATGCGCTTCGCCCGCCTGCCTTCCACCTACCTCGTGTTGCGGCGCGGCCAGCCTATCCTGCTGCTAGAGAATGCAGAGAGAGTGACTACAATGCCGGGCATCGAAGAGGCGGTGATAGGTCGGGCGATGAGACTGTGCATCGAACATCTGACCGCACCCGGCGGCCTGGCCTCACGGCCACGACGCATTACTCTGACGATGTGGGATGGTCAGCCAGTGCTGGATAGTAGTGCCGCAACCCTCCTCGAATCACTCGGTTTCCGCCGCGAGGCACTGGCAATGGTGTGGGAAGAAATATAG
- a CDS encoding DUF2283 domain-containing protein — protein MIFEYYPETDMLYIKLIEGVSTESEEIAPGVVLDFDEHNRVIGIEIEDASKFIDLSKLELRALPVVNLVLTERAPAPA, from the coding sequence ATGATTTTCGAATACTATCCTGAAACCGACATGTTGTATATCAAATTGATTGAAGGAGTAAGTACCGAGTCAGAGGAGATCGCACCAGGGGTTGTGCTGGACTTTGATGAGCACAATCGTGTTATTGGGATTGAGATTGAGGATGCCAGCAAATTTATTGATCTATCAAAATTGGAGTTGAGAGCTCTTCCTGTCGTTAATTTGGTCCTGACGGAGAGGGCTCCTGCGCCAGCATGA
- a CDS encoding macro domain-containing protein: MREVLFVHQLPSGQVIRVVKGDLTEERVDAIVNAANEHLAHGGGVAGAIVRKGGPEIQEESNRWVAQHGPVRTGTAAITGAGRLPARYIIHAVGPVWGTGDEKAKLASAVRSALQMAEDHRLASISMPGISSGIFGFPKDLCAEVMFDAVLEFLAEHPQTIREINFCNIDEQTAKVFAAEARKRFKGVE; encoded by the coding sequence ATGCGAGAAGTACTCTTCGTTCACCAGTTGCCGAGTGGTCAGGTCATCCGCGTGGTCAAGGGCGACCTGACGGAAGAGCGGGTGGATGCCATCGTCAACGCCGCCAACGAGCATCTGGCTCACGGTGGCGGGGTGGCCGGGGCGATCGTGCGCAAGGGCGGGCCCGAGATCCAAGAGGAGAGCAACCGCTGGGTGGCCCAACATGGTCCGGTGCGCACCGGCACGGCGGCCATCACCGGGGCCGGGCGACTGCCGGCCCGATACATCATCCACGCCGTCGGGCCGGTGTGGGGGACGGGGGATGAGAAGGCCAAACTGGCCAGCGCGGTGCGCAGCGCTCTGCAAATGGCGGAGGATCACCGCCTTGCCAGCATCTCTATGCCGGGCATCTCCTCTGGCATCTTCGGCTTCCCGAAGGACCTTTGCGCCGAAGTGATGTTCGACGCCGTCCTCGAGTTCCTCGCTGAGCACCCCCAGACCATACGCGAGATCAACTTCTGCAATATAGACGAACAGACGGCCAAGGTCTTCGCCGCCGAAGCGCGGAAAAGGTTTAAGGGCGTGGAATAG
- a CDS encoding flavodoxin domain-containing protein, translating to MEIQVLVAYATKYGATAEIAEKIGQVLRQAGFHTDVLSADRVGDLAAYRAVVLGSAVYMGQWRKEAANFLENNEKMLSERPVWLFSSGPTGKGDPVQLVKGWRFPEALQPVADRIRPRDVALFHGRLDMNKLSLAEKLIVKGIKAPVGDFRDWDAIISWAAGIADALRGAFS from the coding sequence ATGGAAATTCAGGTCCTGGTGGCCTACGCGACCAAGTATGGTGCCACGGCGGAGATTGCCGAGAAGATCGGTCAGGTGCTTCGTCAAGCGGGTTTTCACACCGATGTGTTGTCTGCAGATCGCGTCGGCGACCTGGCCGCCTACCGGGCAGTTGTGCTGGGAAGTGCAGTGTACATGGGCCAATGGCGCAAGGAAGCGGCTAACTTTCTGGAAAACAATGAGAAGATGCTATCCGAGCGGCCGGTGTGGCTTTTTTCCAGTGGGCCCACCGGCAAGGGAGACCCGGTACAGTTGGTGAAGGGCTGGCGTTTCCCTGAGGCGCTGCAACCCGTTGCTGACCGCATCCGACCCCGCGACGTTGCCCTCTTCCATGGCAGGCTGGATATGAACAAACTCAGTCTGGCTGAGAAACTGATCGTTAAGGGTATCAAGGCACCGGTGGGCGACTTTCGGGATTGGGATGCCATCATTTCTTGGGCTGCGGGCATCGCGGATGCGCTTAGGGGGGCGTTCTCGTAA
- the rnhA gene encoding ribonuclease HI, which yields MNKELKRVVIYTDGACLGNPGPGGYGVVLLYGKHRKELSGGFRLTTNNRMEIMAAIVGLSALKERCKVTLYTDSQYLADAMMEGWAKRWKSNGWRRNKREKALNADLWDKLLNLCEQHDVEFVWIRGHNGNPENERCDKLSMQAAAQENLPPDMGYEHERT from the coding sequence ATGAACAAGGAACTAAAACGAGTAGTGATTTACACAGACGGTGCTTGCTTGGGTAATCCTGGCCCTGGTGGATATGGGGTTGTATTGCTATATGGCAAACATCGGAAAGAGCTGTCGGGCGGCTTTCGATTGACAACTAATAATCGCATGGAAATAATGGCAGCTATAGTCGGGTTAAGTGCGCTCAAAGAAAGGTGTAAGGTAACCCTATACACAGACTCGCAGTATTTGGCTGATGCCATGATGGAGGGGTGGGCAAAACGCTGGAAATCGAATGGTTGGCGTAGGAATAAGAGAGAAAAGGCCTTGAATGCGGACCTGTGGGATAAGCTTCTAAATTTATGTGAGCAACATGATGTTGAATTTGTTTGGATACGTGGTCATAATGGGAATCCTGAAAACGAGCGCTGTGACAAGTTGTCTATGCAAGCTGCTGCGCAGGAGAACCTGCCGCCAGATATGGGTTATGAACATGAGCGCACCTAA